The genomic window GTGCACTGAGAGATACCGAAGGGCAGCAGCATATTGTGGAAATACTCGATATGCCACTGGTGAAGggtaaaattaattattgatttcctCTGTATGTCTGCGAGTACAGTGGAACTTTTTAGACTGCTCTCACGCTCGAGAAAATGCAGAACTGAAAAAAGCTAATGCCTTTCAAATTGAATTACTGCAACAAGAAAAACGGTGTCGATTAGGTTTGGAGATGATTTGTATGGGATTGAGAAATAAACACAAGGTATACTGTATACCAAATAGACTCCACATGTACAGAATCTTTACTGTATCTTTAGGAGCCCCTACCTAAAGAGACTTTTTGGAAAGAACAAAGCTCTCCTCTTCCgcaattttcgttttgcaaTGGGAGAGTGGCAGAGATAGGAGGCATGCTCACTATTGCAAATCATAAGCACGAActatttcaattttctgaTGATAAATGGGTCAAATCGCACGTTGACGTTAACATATGTCGTCTAATGAAGTGCCTAGATAAGGGATACATGCTGGTCAGAGACAAGGGTGCTGTGTGTCGACACATTTCAGAAATCGAGAGAAGCGCGGAAAAAATTGCGGTGTTACCCCCTAATCATCAACTAAAGTCTGTCTCTGCAATCGGTTACAGGGAGAAGATCTACACGGCCGGAGGAATGTCTCACTTCAATCATTCAAGCGTGACTGTAAACGTTTTTGACGTTCCAACGAAGAAATGGACGGCAATTAAAAATATGAACTGTGCACGATTCGGATGCTCGTTGGTCGCTATGGATGACAAACTATTTGTAGGAGGTGGATGGAATAGACGTTTCTGTGgaagcaacgtcgtcgaatgtcTCGATCTTAATAGCGAAAAGTGGACGAGTCTTCACTCGACGTCGGATACAGAATGCGTCGTGACGTCTCTGAATGGCAAGCTCGTGGCAACGGGAGGACTGCATGATAGAAGGACAGTCGAAGTTTACGACAACTCGACGAACACGTGGCTTCCTCTGCCATCGATGAATGAAAGGCGCTTATGGCACGGAGCGTGCTCGACGGCAGAAAATAGGTTGTATGTCGCAGGTGGGTGCGGAACTAGTCTCGTTGAATACTTTGAAATGTAACGCTTTCGCTTTATAGACACAATAGAGTATACCGTTTTAGGCTCCTGTTCATACCGGGGTATATGTGAATCCATAACTCATTGACTGGCTTTGTCTGATCATGTCTTAGACTAAAGAACACTACTGTACAGACGAAATTAATGCTACTGTATGCAGTGTGTATTACTGTGACGTTCATTGAGCTTAATAGGAGCGTTTCTCTCTCGCGATTCGTCACACGAGAGCTCGCATGCAATCGCCATGAGTGGATCCGGttttgacgaaatcaacTCAACTCAGAATCAATCCAACTCAACCGATCCGAATTTGAAGAAGCTGGCTTTGACATTCGCAGAAGCAGGCGCATTCGTCCAAACATTCGTTCAGCTTTTACTCTGCACAATTGCCTTTGTGGCAATCGTCCGCGTTCGCGCTTTGCGCGTCGGTCGAAATGTTTACATGGTCAACATGGTTCTTTCCGACATCGCTCGCGTCATTATCGGATTGCTGGTATTCATCTACGGGATGACGACGCAGAAATTTGGCAGCCTAGcgcaaaagaatttttgcgtttactttctctttctagcaCACTGGCATTTTTTCTGGTCAATGTGGGCAACTATTCTCATCGTACGAAGTCGTTATTTGACCATCTGCAATCCTCTCGCACCTGGCGTATCTACGCGACGGGCGGCAATCGCGAGTATCGTCACCTGCGCAATGGGAATCGTCATTGCCATGCCTCCGCTCTTTACCTGGGCAAAGTATACGAATATATATTCTATTGAAAACGGCGAGCAAtgcgttattgatttttcaaatcatGTCAATCATCTCTCGCATTTTCTGTTCTACTACGGACTGTCCTACGTGCTGCCCGTTGTGGTCATCACTTACTATCTTGCAGCAACGTTAAAAAGGGTTCTTCAAAGCGCTAtagaacgaagacgactaACCGCTCTGTCGTCCAATAGCACGGAAACAGAGCAGCAATCAACTACTCCTATTTACAAATCGAAAGCCTTCTGGTATGTTATCGCTCTGGTCGCGTCAACCGCAATTTGTCCTGCCGTGTACGTCATCGTACATTCGCGCCTTTTTCAAGTAAGCAG from Oscarella lobularis chromosome 1, ooOscLobu1.1, whole genome shotgun sequence includes these protein-coding regions:
- the LOC136190863 gene encoding uncharacterized protein isoform X2; this encodes MSSNPWDNVVVPRLDVLVGLIDVEGDLLDRLTARGLITRDDWEFLRLPSVTKRNKTRALLMDILPRKGGSEAFDAFVSALRDTEGQQHIVEILDMPLVKDCSHARENAELKKANAFQIELLQQEKRCRLGLEMICMGLRNKHKEPLPKETFWKEQSSPLPQFSFCNGRVAEIGGMLTIANHKHELFQFSDDKWVKSHVDVNICRLMKCLDKGYMLVRDKGAVCRHISEIERSAEKIAVLPPNHQLKSVSAIGYREKIYTAGGMSHFNHSSVTVNVFDVPTKKWTAIKNMNCARFGCSLVAMDDKLFVGAKSGRVFTRRRIQNAS
- the LOC136190863 gene encoding kelch-like protein 3 isoform X1; this encodes MSSNPWDNVVVPRLDVLVGLIDVEGDLLDRLTARGLITRDDWEFLRLPSVTKRNKTRALLMDILPRKGGSEAFDAFVSALRDTEGQQHIVEILDMPLVKDCSHARENAELKKANAFQIELLQQEKRCRLGLEMICMGLRNKHKEPLPKETFWKEQSSPLPQFSFCNGRVAEIGGMLTIANHKHELFQFSDDKWVKSHVDVNICRLMKCLDKGYMLVRDKGAVCRHISEIERSAEKIAVLPPNHQLKSVSAIGYREKIYTAGGMSHFNHSSVTVNVFDVPTKKWTAIKNMNCARFGCSLVAMDDKLFVGGGWNRRFCGSNVVECLDLNSEKWTSLHSTSDTECVVTSLNGKLVATGGLHDRRTVEVYDNSTNTWLPLPSMNERRLWHGACSTAENRLYVADTIEYTVLGSCSYRGICESITH